The Candidatus Phaeomarinobacter ectocarpi genome includes a region encoding these proteins:
- a CDS encoding SGNH/GDSL hydrolase family protein, translated as MTSLRHRITEAAKNLPGMLRRIAPSAIMVTVAFLVGFVFMEIAARAINNVPILSAKNWVAEALEAGTENLTSVYDSTLGWKARKDMRRVGDSANHPAAPDFSKVTVTTNSQSLRMNSARTPIREDAPKGAIFAVGDSFTWGSEVSDHETYSAHLESILNRPVLNAAYGGWGLDQMYLRSRELVPDLKPSLIILSPLSDDHLRNAFRRYGRAFKGYYDLTDDGGLELRGIPVPRNSAAARDVGDLQSVLGHSYFIFWAMQILGQQEMWVNRNLLTDQVHSFEESVEISCRLFPRFQALAAEHGADLLYVQVYGGNEVLQGERHWYSTQGIECARKAGITSIDTYDAFTAVLEREGKEALLTHYSIWKDGRIGHMSSKGNRLVASTIADALKAE; from the coding sequence ATGACCAGCCTGCGCCATCGCATAACTGAAGCGGCCAAAAATCTGCCTGGAATGCTGCGGCGGATTGCGCCTTCCGCCATCATGGTCACAGTCGCGTTTCTGGTCGGCTTTGTGTTCATGGAAATTGCTGCACGGGCAATCAACAATGTGCCCATCTTGTCGGCCAAAAACTGGGTGGCAGAAGCGCTGGAAGCCGGCACCGAAAACCTGACAAGCGTGTATGACAGTACGCTTGGCTGGAAAGCACGTAAGGACATGCGTCGGGTTGGTGATTCAGCCAACCACCCAGCAGCACCCGACTTCAGCAAAGTCACGGTGACAACCAATTCTCAAAGCCTGCGGATGAACTCCGCAAGGACACCCATCCGTGAGGACGCACCCAAAGGCGCCATTTTTGCCGTTGGCGACTCTTTCACCTGGGGATCAGAGGTCAGCGACCACGAGACGTACTCAGCGCATCTGGAAAGCATCTTGAACCGCCCGGTTCTCAATGCGGCCTATGGCGGATGGGGCCTGGACCAGATGTATCTGCGTTCCAGGGAGTTGGTGCCTGACCTGAAACCGTCGCTGATCATCCTGAGCCCCCTGTCAGACGATCATCTGAGAAATGCGTTTCGCCGATACGGACGGGCCTTCAAGGGATACTACGACCTGACAGACGACGGAGGATTGGAACTACGAGGCATACCTGTCCCTCGAAACTCAGCCGCAGCCCGTGATGTAGGCGACCTGCAATCCGTACTGGGGCACTCCTACTTCATCTTCTGGGCGATGCAGATTCTCGGCCAGCAGGAGATGTGGGTGAACCGCAATCTGCTGACAGATCAGGTCCATAGCTTCGAGGAGTCTGTTGAAATTTCCTGCAGATTGTTCCCCAGATTTCAGGCCCTGGCAGCCGAGCACGGCGCAGACCTTCTATATGTGCAGGTCTATGGCGGCAACGAAGTGCTCCAGGGCGAGCGGCACTGGTACTCAACACAGGGGATAGAGTGTGCCCGCAAGGCGGGCATCACAAGTATCGACACCTATGATGCGTTTACGGCCGTCCTTGAGCGAGAGGGCAAAGAGGCCCTGCTTACGCATTACAGCATTTGGAAAGATGGTCGCATTGGCCATATGAGCTCAAAGGGCAACCGCCTGGTGGCGTCAACCATTGCTGACGCCTTGAAGGCAGAGTAA
- a CDS encoding SGNH/GDSL hydrolase family protein: MIETLAILFTGLCALFVVFNLAAAIAFRLFPRFVATPQERKRYSYISRFEGELAKYVPAWFAVEENQTGAFFAEYAKHELNIYEHEPFSEFKHPGREGSFINYAPQGYRHNREKAPWPPADDCFNVFFFGGSTTLAVGPDWTTIPSKLQDLMNASGQSGRRVNVYNFGRGSFFSSMEITLFQNLLREGRRPDLVIFLDGINDSYFFNGLPPTYGLFHQAVVEMNEEVAAETRSRMRSRPKWNLFQKFFATLPSSRLFDVIASSIAQRGAASPLTTAAYDPLTDDQKTEIVERYKTNMGIAESICAKFGMPLLFAWQPTPSYGYDLNNHVALASHFGLQGHERSGEVTEVLASHAPLRDNKNFLWLADLQDQSTDALYVDTVHYTDAFCATIARSIFDALGDRGLTGADTKTAEQGTLA; this comes from the coding sequence GTGATTGAAACGCTCGCCATTCTGTTTACAGGCCTGTGCGCTCTTTTTGTCGTGTTCAATCTGGCTGCGGCGATTGCCTTTCGGTTGTTCCCGCGGTTTGTGGCAACGCCTCAGGAGCGCAAGCGCTACTCGTATATTTCCAGGTTCGAGGGCGAATTGGCCAAATACGTTCCCGCGTGGTTTGCCGTTGAGGAAAATCAAACGGGCGCATTCTTCGCTGAATACGCCAAGCACGAACTCAACATTTATGAGCACGAACCCTTTTCGGAATTCAAGCATCCCGGGCGGGAAGGCAGTTTCATCAACTATGCGCCGCAGGGCTATCGGCACAACCGAGAGAAGGCGCCGTGGCCGCCCGCTGATGACTGCTTCAATGTGTTCTTCTTTGGTGGGTCTACCACGCTGGCGGTGGGGCCGGACTGGACGACCATTCCAAGCAAGCTGCAGGACCTGATGAATGCCTCCGGGCAGAGCGGACGCCGCGTGAATGTCTATAATTTCGGGCGTGGCTCGTTTTTCTCGTCCATGGAAATTACGCTGTTCCAGAATTTGCTGCGCGAGGGCCGCCGCCCTGATCTCGTGATCTTCCTCGACGGCATTAATGATTCCTACTTCTTCAATGGGCTACCGCCTACCTATGGCCTGTTTCATCAAGCTGTTGTGGAAATGAATGAAGAGGTGGCGGCTGAAACCCGCTCACGCATGCGCAGTCGGCCAAAGTGGAACCTGTTTCAGAAGTTCTTTGCGACACTGCCTTCATCACGGCTGTTTGACGTGATCGCCAGTTCCATTGCCCAGCGCGGTGCCGCATCGCCCCTTACGACGGCGGCGTATGATCCGCTTACGGATGACCAGAAGACGGAAATCGTCGAGCGCTACAAGACCAATATGGGAATTGCAGAGTCCATCTGCGCAAAGTTTGGCATGCCCCTTCTCTTTGCCTGGCAGCCGACACCGTCATATGGCTATGACCTCAACAATCATGTTGCACTAGCCAGCCACTTTGGCCTTCAGGGCCATGAACGCTCCGGGGAAGTGACCGAGGTGTTGGCTTCTCATGCGCCGCTGCGTGACAACAAGAATTTCCTTTGGCTTGCTGACCTGCAGGACCAAAGCACAGACGCGCTGTATGTCGATACGGTTCACTACACGGACGCTTTCTGCGCGACGATTGCCCGGAGCATATTTGACGCGTTGGGAGATCGTGGTTTGACCGGCGCTGATACAAAGACCGCGGAACAGGGCACTTTGGCCTAG